The following coding sequences are from one Triticum aestivum cultivar Chinese Spring chromosome 5A, IWGSC CS RefSeq v2.1, whole genome shotgun sequence window:
- the LOC123103876 gene encoding CBL-interacting protein kinase 16 produces MARGREGEVRTLVLGKYELGRMLGQGSFAKVYYARDLRDGQSVAIKVIDKARLRQTDGMVEQLRREISVMRMVRHPNVVGIREVLASRQRVFVVMEYARGGELFAKVARGRLTEDAARKYFQQLVAAVAFCHSRGVAHRDLKPENLLLDEEGRLKVTDFGLAALPEQLRHDGLLHTQCGTPAYVAPEVLRKRGYDGARADMWSCGVVLYVLLCGFLPFQHDNYVKMYQKIFKGEYQMPPWVSGEARRLIGRLLAVDPAKRISIPEIMLTPWFKRGFVPPVPSSPATPRKWDDDNAAALIDGSEDSSGNISPRTCNAFQLISSMSSGFDLSGLFESEQKAATVFTSRAPAATVFHKLESVGKALRYNTTRGKGWRIRMEAKADGANGRLAVTAEVFEVAADVTVVEFAHDGGDALDFNKFCAEDVRPGLADIVWAWQGDVPALPGAVV; encoded by the coding sequence ATGGCGAGAGGGCGGGAGGGCGAGGTGAGGACCCTGGTGCTGGGCAAGTACGAGCTGGGGCGGATGCTGGGGCAGGGCTCCTTCGCCAAGGTCTACTACGCCCGCGACCTGCGCGACGGCCAGAGCGTGGCCATCAAGGTCATCGACAAGGCCCGCCTCCGCCAGACGGACGGCATGGTGGAGCAGCTGCGCCGGGAGATCTCCGTCATGCGCATGGTGCGCCACCCCAACGTCGTCGGCATCCGGGAGGTGCTCGCCAGCCGCCAGCGCGTCTTCGTCGTCATGGAGTACGCGCGCGGCGGCGAGCTCTTCGCcaaggtcgcccgcggccggctcACCGAGGACGCCGCCCGCAAGTACTTCCagcagctcgtcgccgccgtcgccttctgCCACAGCCGCGGCGTCGCGCACCGGGACCTCAAGCCCGAGAACCTGCTGCTCGACGAGGAGGGCCGCCTCAAGGTCACCGACTTCGGCCTCGCCGCGCTGCCCGAGCAGCTGCGCCACGACGGCCTGCTCCACACCCAGTGCGGCACCCCGGCCTACGTCGCGCCGGAGGTGCTCCGCAAGCGCGGCTACGACGGCGCGCGCGCCGACATGTGGTCCTGCGGCGTCGTGCTCTACGTCCTGCTCTGCGGCTTCCTCCCCTTCCAGCACGACAACTACGTCAAGATGTACCAGAAGATCTTCAAGGGCGAGTACCAGATGCCGCCCTGGGTCTCCGGCGAGGCGCGCCGCCTCATCGGCCGCCTGCTCGCCGTCGACCCCGCCAAGCGCATCTCCATCCCGGAGATCATGCTCACGCCCTGGTTCAAGAGGGGGTTCGTGCCGCCCGTCCCCTCCTCCCCCGCCACGCCCAGGAAGTGGGACGACGACAACGCCGCCGCCCTCATCGACGGCAGCGAGGACAGCTCCGGCAACATCTCGCCGCGGACGTGCAATGCGTTCCAGCTCATATCATCCATGTCCTCCGGGTTCGACCTGTCGGGGCTGTTCGAGAGCGAGCAGAAGGCGGCGACGGTGTTCACCTCCCGCGCGCCGGCGGCCACCGTGTTCCACAAGCTAGAGTCCGTGGGCAAGGCGCTGAGGTACAACACGACCAGAGGGAAAGGGTGGAGGATCAGAATGGAGGCCAAGGCCGACGGCGCCAACGGGCGGCTCGCGGTCACCGCGGAGGTGTTCGAGGTGGCCGCCGACGTGACCGTGGTCGAGTTCGCGCAcgacggcggcgacgcgctcgacTTCAACAAGTTCTGCGCCGAGGACGTGCGCCCCGGGCTCGCGGACATCGTCTGGGCGTGGCAGGGTGACGTGCCCGCCTTGCCGGGCGCCGTCGTTTGA